The following nucleotide sequence is from Salvia miltiorrhiza cultivar Shanhuang (shh) chromosome 7, IMPLAD_Smil_shh, whole genome shotgun sequence.
ACTTGAAAGACCAGGATTGACTCGTGAGGTTATACAACCTGAAGCTTATAAGATTATAAATAACTTCTAAACATAATCTTGTTTGGAGCTTGAAAAAACATAATAGGCTTATGTGCATCATCTAAAATACCATAATTGagtttcaagcatcatttcCGTTTGGAATTTAAAAGAATATAACTGGCTAGTAAGtatcatcttgtttgaagtttgaaagaccataactaaatTTCGATAATCATCCCGTCTAaggcttaaaaaaattaatacgagattcaaattatatcatataaatttatttagtatctcaattggtaaattttcataaaaaatcaacGTGTAATCCAacttttacaaataaaaaaattgtgcaaaatatcttattttatgacaaaatttaaatgaagaattatttatttaatcacaaatatttatttttgaagataaaattaaataatttttatttaaccaaataaaattGATCAATCATTCCACCAATTAAATGTGAAAATTTGGTTTGAAGAGTAAGAACATCCTTTTATATAGGTTTAATTTTGGTGAAATcacataaaaaaatcaatatgggATGAaaagatttagataaataagaatgaataaatattaaaatgcaaaaatatgatgatgcaaaatataaatcaataattggTTGATAATTAGGATAAACCAAATATTAAAATCTTTGGaaaattaggataaataaaaatgcaaaaatatgatGATGCAACATAGGAGTATTCcactttttttattatatatgtgatgatattaaagataatttatttgaaattatttttcatgataaaattaaattgaagaatctatttattttaaatgcatctcatcaaaagtatccttttatttatggtttttTCATGGTGAAGTTCAATTTAAGATCAATGCAAGAATGAtaaaatatcaatgtgggaatgATGATAAGCTAATATATGCATGGAGATTAAGCCTTTTTTTAGtgcaaaaatatatatgaaataatttaatttgaaataaatgtcATATATGAGAATGTGTTAGATCAACACATTCTTacaaaacttcatcaattcTACACTTATTATGACCATAATGatatatcttagtatcattttctttattttatatgacgaaattaaattgaataacttatttatttaaaatacatttaagtattattttattttatatgaccaaattcaatgaagaacctatttatttttaaaacatctACTCCATTATTTATTTAGGTttgcaaatattgaaatctaattacaattttttttagagtttgAATTATGatgtttaatataaatttaatgtgaaaaactattgcaactataagaaatgtgaaaaactatttatttgaaatacatattataagtatttctttatctagattttcccatgattaaatttaatagaatatcaatgtgggaaagCTAGATGAGCAAATGTACTCATTgagattgagccttttatttaggtaatgaattgatgaagtttggtataaattcaatgtgggatgaatgaaaataaatgtaaaaatgtcatattgtGTAGAATGAGAATGAAGTAAATACTACATTGTGAGAGTGCCACATAGGAGAGAGAGTGATGGAAAATGCTCCAATATGTATCATATTAAATAATAGATAGATGTCTTTTTATACTAATCTCTAAcctaaatttcaaataaaaaaacctTTTCTATGAAACGTATACGCATAATTAAGGAATTTGAGGTGTAACCTAATTTTGAAAGAGAGGCATCTGCATATGAGGGAGAGTGCTTACCGAATCTCTACTAAGAATGTCGGAATGGGGATCCGAAACGCTGCCGTCGGTGCAGCAACGCCGTGGAGGTGGCGGCTTGCGGGAGGCTAGTTTCGGACGAAGCATTTCAACTTTTCGATTTCCGGTGAATTGTGTGTAGAACGCGGCGGCGGAGTAAATGAATTATTACAAGCGGTGGGTGTGGTGTGGGTCCAAATAAATGCAGCAGTTTCCGCCCAAATCCAAATGTAAATACAAgcgaactttttttttaattggcgGATATAAACTTtggaagaattttaatttttttaatacgacaaaaaaatacattaacttaTTTATCAGAATAATTTTAACACAAATTTTTTGGTGGTCAAATTAATGCCGACTTTGatgaattatttataaaatttaaataaattaactctAAAATTTTAATGGAATAAATCCAAACACAATTCTAAAATTTTCATCTTTCGAATAACATTAGCATAAAATAGAACGAAATTTAATACCTTCCATATTGGGCAACAATAGTAGCCTTGTTTAGGATTGACAATTGACCTCAACATCGACATCTCAATTTGATAGCTACATCAAGCCAAAAAACACCAAACGGTGGAGGGTGTGAGTGCTTGAACCTTCCTTGGGAAGCATTCTCAAACTATAACTTCTTCTTTGGTAAAATCAACGACTCAAATACATCGTGTAGTCGTGAGTTTCCTTGATACTACCGAGTAACCCAGTCGCCATATCAATATTAGATTTTTAGTAACCCATGCTATATAACTAGTCTTCTTTATGCTTTGGTATTTGGAAAGATGGGGCCCTTTCAAATAATGTGTCTCCAATATCATATAAATAAGCAAATCGAATTTAGATAACCTTTAGCTAAAATTTATTCAAATCGTATTTATGAAGATAAACATGCACCAAGAAAACTTAATATAATGAACTCAACTCAAAAAATTACTAGTTTTTATCACAAACAAAAAAACCCCAACTTTTATGGTATACAATTGAATAAAATTCTAACCAACTCTCAAATAGTGTAATTTCGAAACGTATATGATATAATTGAATTTCCTGAGACACAGTCATCAAAACAAACCGACTCATATAAATTACCAATTCCAGCAAGTAAAAAAATCATTGCTTAATCTCACTTATTTTTCCAATAACAGTATctcattaaataatttaaaaagtacAAGTGATTACactttaaaagaaaatgaatagcAAAAAATATCAAAACAACCAAAACCCCCCAAAATGTAGGATtcattattattagggttattaataaaaaaaatatatagtctCAACTCTGATTTCATGGTTAATTTTTAACcaaaatttacaaaaattataaatatagcaTGAACTTATCTACTTTCCTTCCACAGTTCCACTGTTGTCCACACTTTTTTTCCAAAATCATGTATGTTCATTCTTCTGATCTCACGCATTTAAGCACAACAACAGATGGATCTACATAGCATAGTTTTTTTTTACAATGAAGGCAGGGCATGTCTCGAGGATCGTGCGATCAtctttttttattgttattataaatttagattgtatttttattattttttatataaaatataaatataaattcattCATTCAAATTACTCCCACCATCTCACTAAAATTGATCTGTATTCTATTTTTGACCGTCCTATTATAAGTGTCATATTTTCATGAATAGAAAAATTTAACAATTAAAAAACTGTGGGTCGTaccatttttaataaatttacatCTTCTTAATTTATgtgtcgaaaagttttgagccacttaatAATACAACGGAaggagtaattttttaatttaaatattttacctgAATTGATCTTTACAATTCATTTGGCTAATCTCGTGAAAgaaataactaaaataataaacaaGAAAATGGCATTAAACAAGATAGATTGGCTAAGTTTCCAAACCATATTACACATGTACGGGCTAAATAACATCTTTTAGTATAGACTTCACCATATAATCATACGCCTATTGGTTATTTTTTTGCGAACTCCAACTGTAAAATAAGTAAATCGGAATTAGATAATAATGTCaaccctaaaaaaaatcaactaacaagtgtataGAGTTTTGATAGAATTACAAATTTGCAAATATCAAACAAGATACAAAGTTGTTAGCGATAGAAagaacaaaaatattaaaacaaaaaGTATAGTATGTCATTTTGTCAACACCCTTAATCCTAAGTCGAATCAAAGGCCACATTTGCATCAGGCAACCAAGATGGGCCTTGAATAAATGAATTTGCAGTGTACTTAAATGCTTCGGCCGTTGTGACAGTGGGCCTATACCCGGCCCACTTAACCCGACCGgtgtaataattaatattgagaattgtgaaaaaatgaaaagtaagagtGCCTCCAATGGTTAGAAATTTGAGGTGCAAAAATTAGAAACTACCATTGGAGAATTTAGGAACCAGTTTCTTTACAGATTTTGAGAAATCAGGTGCAACTGTGCACCCAGCTCCCAAATCACTTTATGTGGGCTCCACAAGTTActtttactaatattatttgggttttctttgtatttttgtGAAAATCTGCTACAATGTTTccctttttttaatattttttgtgaaGTAACGTGGGACCCTTTAAAATTAGAAACTAGTAGTTTATAGTTGGAGTAAATTGAGGTGGCATTTTAGAAGCTAGAATTCTAGTTCTTTGTTGGAGGCACCTAAGTAATTATAAggggtggggtatagtccaaaaattggtaagaagtttttttgtggacgtcccaaaaagaaaatataggaagttctttcgtggatggaggaagtacaagagttttttttttaattattattggcggataaatatataaactttgcaagaattttaattttaatatgaattttaaaaaatgtcaaaaaaatacattaacttattgatcaaataattttaaCACAAATTTTTTGGTGGTCAAATTAATGCTGACTTTGATGAATTAATTctgaaatttgaataaattaactctgaaattttatttgaaattaatgatATGAATTAAACCCAAACACAACTCTAAAATTTTCATCTTTCGAATAACCTTAGTAGTAAATAGAACGAAATTTGATACCTTTCATATTGGGCAACAATAGTAGCCCCGTCTAGGATTCGCAATTAACCTCAACATCGACATCTCAATTTAATAGCTACATCAAGCCAGAGAACACCTGGCGTGGAGGGTGCCACTTGCTTGAAGTGAACAAACAGTTCGGAGTGAATGTGGCTTCCATAATGTCACAATCCCTAAAATATCTGTGCATTAAGACCCTCGCAAGGAAAGAATCCAGCTTCTTTATAATACGACTAACTTGCTTGGCTAAAAGAGCTTGGTTGAAAGAGATAAGATTTCGAAAACCAAGCCCTTCCCTCGATTTCGGCTGGCAAAACTTCTCCCACGCAGTCCAAAAATTCCTACAAGCTTTCTCAATATCAGTACATATGCCTACGGGAAGCCGAAGGCATGCTATACTGTACGTAGAAATTGATTGAATGATGGATTTAATAAGAACCTCCTTACCCCCGGTAGAGAACATCTTGTGATCCCACCCACTGAGCTTTTTATAAATCTTATTCCTGAGATACTCAAACTATAACTTCTTCTTTGGTAAAGTAAACGTGGGAAGACCCAAATACATCGTGTCGCTCTGAGTTTCCTTAATACCGAGTAACGCAATCGCCATATCGATATCGAACTTTATAAAGAGGCTATATAACTAGTCTTTTTTATGCTTTGGTATTTAAAAAGATGGGGGCCTTCAAATAATGTGTCTCCAATATCATATAAACAAACAAATCGAGTTTAGATAACCTTTAGTCAAAGCTAAAATTTATTCAAATCGTATTTATGAATATAAACATGCACCAAGACAACTTAATGTAATGAACTCAGACTTAAAAACTTGGTTTTTATCACAAACAAAAAAGCCCCCAATTTTTATGGTATGCAATTGAACAAAATTCTAACCAACTCTCAAATAGTGTAATTTCGAAACGTATATGATATAATTGAATTTCTTGAGACACAGTTATCAAAACAAACCGACTCATATAAATCAGGTGGTCTTCTGTGTAACCGATTACACCATGTAATTGGGAGTTCGAATcatactacttcaacatacaaataacactttaacatttcaaagtgtcatttatatattgaagtagtgtcattcgaaccCCTGATTACACGGTGTAACCGATTACACAGGAGTAAAAAAATTACCAATTCGAGCAAGTAAAAAAATCCATTGCTTAAGGGATAAGGTATTTGAACATCCATTCTTATTTGCACCTTCTGATCAGATTGCATTTCCCTCGCCCTCAACACGCTCTGATATCCTTCATCTTCTGCGCTCTTTTGTTCTACCCTCGATAATCCTTAGAATGTTATTGGATTTCGTGCAGTACTTTGGTCATAAGGCCATGGTTACTTGAGCAACTTCAAATTCTATTTAAGCTTTTGTAACTTGTAATTGACCTTGCATTTGTAAAAGGGTTTGAACTCGCATCCTTCGGCTTGTGTCTTAAGCTCAACTTGTATTATTACCATTCGTTTTGTGTTATAAACATGCAGAGCACAAGTGTAGGAATCATTATTTATTAGGGttattatcaaaaaatatatagtcTCAACTTTGATTTCatggttactttttaacctaaatttacaaaaaatataaatatagcaTGAACTTATCCAGGTTTCCTTCCACAGTTCCACTGTTGTGCACACTTTTTCTCCAAAATCATGTATGTTCATTGTTCTGATCTCACGCATTTAAGCACAACAACACATGGATCTACACACATAGCATAGCACTATGTGTAAAATGAATAATGTATTGTACAAGGAAATTACTTGTTTGCCTAATTTGCGAACAAAACCACGTTGCCTAAACTCAGATTTTGTAGGTAGCAGATATTTTTGGGGTGTTTGATAATGTGTAGTGTAGATGAGTTATTGCAAAAATGACTTTGCCATACTTTTGAGCTTCTATTACATAATACAATGTACGCTGATTTGTAATCCAATAGCAATGTGATTATAAATATTCTATCTCCTTCAACACTACTACtctttcactaaaataaaatatttggaCAACATGAGCTGATGCGTCTTGAagaaataaacatcataaaatattttttaaaattgccgcaaaatatataaattctttTAACTTAAACCAAATATAAACAATAATACTAACAATAACACTCTTTTAGCTTAGCCATGTCAGATTATTCTTATGCGGAAAAGCCCCATACTCACTAATATTGGATTGTGGAAGCTCTATGTAGTGGAGTTTATGCGTATCAAGATTGTAGAAAATGAAAGGCCGCCATTGGCACCCATGATAAATATCTTCGCCAAAATAGAAGGCCAAAACCTGTGGATAGTTAACCCAACCAAGTGGCACAAGAACTCGAGGAGCATCTTTAGGAGCAAGCTGTTGAATCATGCATTTCTTAGCTCCCAAGTCGACGTTGGGCAGCGCCTTCCTCCACTCGCCCGTCTCTGCCTTCATCTCCCAAACCTCCCACGACAGATCCCCACACGCTACCAGGAGAGACAGACACCTCCCAGTCGACAGATATTTATAGTTGTTTTCATGGTACTGATGAGGGGCTTCACTCAGTGTAATGATCTCCGTCTCCACATCCATCGTCGCGCAGTATCTCCCCCTTCCCCAATGCACGAAACCTTCACTAGTCAAGGGATCCATAAAGAACAAAAATTGCCTGAAATGGTCGGGGAGGTGGTGAACCTCAACGTGCCTCCAGGATTCATCGATTCCAACGGTGAGCACGTCAAGACCGCTGTCAGTTTCTAGGCGTGGTGGCGATTGGCCAAAATGGTACGGTGCAATCACTTTATACGCCAAGGAAGCTGCAGAGTATGCAAAACCATACCGGAGCACGGCATAGATTACATTTACGCCTGTAGGCAATGGTGGGAGGTGGAATGACTGCTTCGTTGCAGGATTCACAATCACAAGACGAGGGAATTGGTAACCTTTGGCTTCCAACTCCAAACCGTTGCAGGTAGCAACAACTCTCGATTTGGAGAGGTGAGTTATCTTAGATGTGTGAATTCCACCGTCTGCGTCGGCTGTTACATAACGTGGCAGAGTAATAATCCAGTTTGGGGGTGATAAAAGGAGGCCATAGGTAGCACCGTGCATCTGCGCGTTGATGAAGGCATGAGAATGGATAATGTGGCACCACCGCCGGCACACGAGCCTCGCTCTCTCGTAGAGATGATCGGCCGGCATACGGAGGAGGATTTCGAACAATAGGTCTGTGGGGAGGGACTCTATATTTGTTGGCATTGGCCTCTTCTTTTTACACCTCCGGAAATAATAAGCCCGACTTCTAATGTATATCATCTGCTTGTTGAATACAGATATTGTCATAAATATGTCTCATCTACTAATCAATCGACTAATTTGTATACAAGTGTTTTATCTGCCCCAAATTTAAGCTAAATATTTGAAATGCAGAGAGTAAGACAGCTATTAAACAAATTTTTGTTTTGGTACAACATCATCACTCTACTAATCAATCGACTAACCAATTCACTAATTTGTATAAATGTGTTTTTATCTGTCCAAAACTTAAATGCAGAGAATAAGACAGCCATATGCATATCAATGTCTTTTTATACTAATCTCTAAcctaaatttcaaataaaaaaacctTTTCTTATGAAATGTATACGCATATGAAATATGAGGGAGGGTGCTTACCGATTCTCTACTAAGAATGTCGGAATGGGGATCGGAAACGCTGCCGTTGGTGCAGGAGCGCCGTGGAGGTGGCGGCTTGCGGGAGGCTAGTTTCGGACGAAGCATTTCAACTTTTCGATTTCCGGTGAATTGTGTAGAACGCGGCGGCGGAGTAAATGAATTATTACAAGCGGTGGGTGTGGGTCCAAATAAATGCAGCAGTTTCCGCCCAAATCCAAATGTAAATACAAgcgaacttttttttttttttttttttttttttttttttttaattggcgGATATAAACTTtggaagaattttaatttttaatacgacaaaaaaatacattaacttaTTTATAGAATAATTTTAACACAAATTTTTTTGGTGGTCAAATTAATGCCGACTTTGatgaattatttataaaatttaaataaattaactctAAAATTTTAATGGAATAAATCCAAACACAATTCTAAAATTTTCATCTTTCGAATAACATTAGCATAAAATAGAACGAAATTTAATACCTTCCATATTGGGCAACAATAGTAGCCTTGTTTAGGATTCACAATTGACCTCAACATCGACATCTCAATTTGATAGCTACATCAAGCCAAAAAACACCAAACGGTGGAGGGTGTGAGTGCTTGAACCTTCCTTGGGAAGCATTCTCAAACTATAACTTCTTCTTTGGTAAAATTAACGACTCAAATATATTGTGTAGTCGTGAGTTTCCTTGATACCGAGTAACCCAGTCGTCATATCAATATCAGACTTTTAGTAAACCAGGCTAtataattagttttttttatgcTTTGGTATTTGAAAAGATGGGGCCCTTTCAAATAATGTGTCTCCAATATCATATGAAGATAACCTTTAGCTAAAATTTATTCAAATCGTATTTATGAAGATAAACATGCACCAGGAAAAGTTAATATAATGAACTCGACTTAAAAAATTACTAGTTTTTATCACAAACAAAAAAAGCCCCCAATTTTTATGGTATACAATTGAATAAAATTCTAACCAACTCTCAAATAGTGTAATTTCGAAACGTATATGATATAATTGAATTTCCTGAGACACAATCATCAAAACAAACCGACTCATATAAATTATCAATTCCAgcaagtaaaaaaaatcattgcAATCTCACTTATATTTCCAATAACAGTATctcattaaataatttaaaagtaCAAGTGATTACactttaaaagaaaatgaatagcAAAAAATATCAAAACAACCAAACCCCCCAAAATGTAGGAAtcattattattagggttattaataaaaaaatatatatagtctCAACTCTGATTTCATGGTTACTTTTTAACcaaaatttacaaaaattataaatatagcaTGAACTTATCTAATTTCCTTTCACAGTTCCACTGTTGTCCACACTTTTTCTCCAAAATCATCTATGTTCATTCTTCTGATCTCACGCATTTAAGCACAACAGATGGATCTACATAGCATAGCACTAAGTGTaatttaaatactccctccgtcccaccattttagtcccctcccacttttcacacatattaagaaaatgcatttaatttttatatttttatcttttatacccttatttattattttcacacatacttttcacatttaagtgaagcattaaataaggttaatttagtaaaaacattatttttatatagtattaattagaaaagtggactatctttttgggacatctcaaaatggaataagggactaaaatagtgggacggagggagtaatgtaTTGTACAAAGAAATTACTTGTTTTCCTAAACTCAGATTTTGTAGCAGATATTTTTGGCATGTTTGGTAATGTGGTAGTGTATATGAGTTATTGCAAAAATGACTTTGCCTTACTTTCGAGCTTGTATTACATAATTTCATTCAGTGGACGGCACCGGCTCCTCACAAAGCCAgagtgacagcttggagaagcattTGTAACAGGCTGCCAACCTGCGAAAACCTTCACAAAAGGAATGTCCTCATCCCAGCCGAAGAACAGTGGTGCAATGCATGTGTGTGGAGGGAGGAAACAGCTGAACATTCTTTTCTCCATTGTCCGAAAGTCGATCGCGTGTGGGACAAAATCCATCAATGGATTGGAATGGAAACGGCTAAACCACAAAAAGTCGAAGATCATTTCATATCTTtcattggaggaggaagaggtaaaagaaacaagaacttccttaaagctctttggattgggactgtttggctgatctggaagtataggaatgagagtaggtttgagaacaagaattgagaggtgtccaatcttgttaatgaggtcaaagggaggctttggagctggaacaaaatcTTCCATGTTGTCGAGTTCAATATTTCTTTTACCTTGTGGTGCTCTAACGAGTTCGCACCACTtgtttgatgtttttggtactcctagtaccaccccagttttttaatgaattttttattgatcaaaaaaattacataatttcaTTCAAACAAAATATACAGTGATTTGTAATTGAATAGCAATGTGATTGTTATAGGTCACAATCAGTCCATTCAAAAGTGATTATAAATATTCTACTCTTACACTAAGAACAGGTAACATGCCAAAATATTCGGACAACATGAGCTCATCATGTGTCTTGAagaaataaacatcataaaatattttttttagatgctGAAAAACAACGAAAATTCCCTTTAAATTGCCCCAGAAAAATAACTCAACCTATCAAATAAACAACAAATATAAATACCAAAGTCTGGACTATAATTTACGAACAATGTTATAAATAATAATGTTTctgcatgatatatatataaactcttTTAACTTAAGCCAAAtataaacaataataacaataatactCTTTTAACTCAACCATATCAGACTATTCTTATGCGGAAAAGCTTCATAACCTCTCCTATATGGTAGCTCTATGGAGTGGAGTTGATGCGTATCAAGATTGTAGAAAACGCAAAACCTCCTCCCAAAATAAAAACCGCCAAAACGAAAGGCCAACACCTGTGGATATTTAACCCAACCAAGTGGCTCAAGAACTCCACCATTTTCAACAGCCAACTGTTGAATCCTCCATTCCTCAGCTCCCAAGTCGACGTTGGGCAGCGCCTTCCTCCACTCGCCCGTCTCTGCCTTCATCTCCCAAACCTCCCACGACAGATCCCCACACGCTACCAGGAGCGACAGACACCTCCCAGTCGACAGATAATAATAGTCGCGTTCATGGTACTCACAAGGGGCTTCACTCAGTGTAATGATCTCCGTCTCCACATCCATCGTAAGGCAGTATCTCCCCCTTCCCCAGTGCACGAAACCTTCACTAATCACGTGACCCGCCTTGAAGACAAATCGCCTGAGATGGTCGGGGAGGTGGTGAACCTCGACTTGCCTCCAGGATTCATCGACTCCGACAGTGAGCACGTCGAGACCGAAGTCCTTTCGTGCGTGTGGGTTCATAGAGGAAATCATAGGTTGGTGCAATTGTAAAAATACTCCAAGGAA
It contains:
- the LOC130994873 gene encoding putative F-box protein At5g62660 isoform X1, producing the protein MLRPKLASRKPPPPRRSCTNGSVSDPHSDILSRESMIYIRSRAYYFRRCKKKRPMPTNIESLPTDLLFEILLRMPADHLYERARLVCRRWCHIIHSHAFINAQMHGATYGLLLSPPNWIITLPRYVTADADGGIHTSKITHLSKSRVVATCNGLELEAKGYQFPRLVIVNPATKQSFHLPPLPTGVNVIYAVLRYGFAYSAASLAYKVIAPYHFGQSPPRLETDSGLDVLTVGIDESWRHVEVHHLPDHFRQFLFFMDPLTSEGFVHWGRGRYCATMDVETEIITLSEAPHQYHENNYKYLSTGRCLSLLVACGDLSWEVWEMKAETGEWRKALPNVDLGAKKCMIQQLAPKDAPRVLVPLGWVNYPQVLAFYFGEDIYHGCQWRPFIFYNLDTHKLHYIELPQSNISEYGAFPHKNNLTWLS
- the LOC130994873 gene encoding putative F-box protein At5g62660 isoform X2, encoding MLRPKLASRKPPPPRRSCTNGSDSDPHSDILSRESMIYIRSRAYYFRRCKKKRPMPTNIESLPTDLLFEILLRMPADHLYERARLVCRRWCHIIHSHAFINAQMHGATYGLLLSPPNWIITLPRYVTADADGGIHTSKITHLSKSRVVATCNGLELEAKGYQFPRLVIVNPATKQSFHLPPLPTGVNVIYAVLRYGFAYSAASLAYKVIAPYHFGQSPPRLETDSGLDVLTVGIDESWRHVEVHHLPDHFRQFLFFMDPLTSEGFVHWGRGRYCATMDVETEIITLSEAPHQYHENNYKYLSTGRCLSLLVACGDLSWEVWEMKAETGEWRKALPNVDLGAKKCMIQQLAPKDAPRVLVPLGWVNYPQVLAFYFGEDIYHGCQWRPFIFYNLDTHKLHYIELPQSNISEYGAFPHKNNLTWLS